In one Mucilaginibacter ginsenosidivorax genomic region, the following are encoded:
- a CDS encoding MBL fold metallo-hydrolase: MAKVISFENNPYQENTYILYDETGECAIIDPGMYTATEQNVVVNFIKDNNLKPVLLLNTHCHIDHVLGNKFVFDKYGLKPKFHQGELPVLTAVVSYAPQMGIRYEVSPLPDEYLPQAGAVKFGNTVLQLIFAPGHSPASLCFYDKEANILIGGDVLFRRSIGRTDLPGGNFTQLMDSIEQKLFALPDDCTVYPGHGPETTIGYEKQNNPFLT, encoded by the coding sequence ATGGCAAAAGTTATATCATTTGAGAACAACCCTTACCAGGAGAATACTTACATTTTATATGATGAAACCGGCGAATGTGCAATTATTGATCCGGGAATGTATACCGCTACCGAGCAAAATGTAGTGGTAAATTTTATAAAGGATAATAATTTAAAACCCGTTTTATTACTAAATACCCATTGCCATATTGATCACGTTTTGGGTAATAAATTTGTATTTGATAAGTACGGGCTTAAACCCAAATTTCACCAGGGCGAGCTGCCGGTGTTAACAGCCGTAGTATCGTACGCCCCGCAAATGGGCATCAGGTATGAGGTATCGCCATTACCGGATGAGTACCTGCCCCAAGCAGGCGCCGTAAAGTTTGGCAATACCGTTTTGCAACTCATTTTTGCCCCTGGCCATTCGCCTGCGTCATTGTGCTTTTATGATAAAGAGGCCAATATTTTAATTGGCGGCGACGTGCTGTTCAGGCGGAGCATTGGCCGTACCGATTTACCCGGCGGCAATTTTACCCAGCTAATGGATAGTATTGAACAAAAGCTGTTTGCACTGCCCGATGATTGCACTGTTTATCCCGGCCATGGCCCCGAAACAACTATCGGTTACGAAAAACAAAATAACCCGTTTTTGACTTAG